The following nucleotide sequence is from Aspergillus nidulans FGSC A4 chromosome I.
ATTGATTCCTTCAATAGCGTCTCCTTGATCACCAAGTAGGGTTTCGGCTGGATATGAAGGGCATCGCAGAGCTCCACTTCCTCCTTTGTTAGCAGATGGAGGTCCGGCGCGCCTTCATTCTCCAGTTTCCACGGAATCACCCCGTTCAAGGGCTGAACGACAAATTTAGTTTTGGGGGGCTGAGTGGCCGGTCCGTCACCGTTCGCGGCAAACATACGATCGAAATCGTTCAAGGGGACATTAGGTTCTTGCGCCTTAGAAGACGCGTCAGCGGCTTTTTGGAGCCGTAATGGGAGCTCTGGGGTTGTTAGTTGGTTGGCGGCAGTAGGCTGCTCAGATTGCTGATTCTGCTTGGGCCGTGTACTCGCAAATCTGTCGAATGATCCTTGTGGCATGAGCCGCTGAGCTCGTTGTTGTTTCTCCTGCTCATATTTCTCGCCGCCCTTAAGATCAGCAATTCCCATCTGCCGCCATTCTTGAAGTTGTGCAATAGCCAGGCGGAGATTGTGCTCGTATTCTAGGCCCTTGTTGAATTCCTCAAAGTCTTCATGGTTCATCATCCGTGCGAATGGTTTTGCCTTGTTCAGTAACTCTCGCTCCTCCTTTGTGCGCTTTTTCTCTAAAGCTGTGTTTTTCCGGTATTCGAGGAGATTATGCTCAAACAATATTTTCTTGCGCTCTGTTCGCGCCGTAAGGCGCGTATTATAAATGTCGACAACAGTCATCTTCAATTCCATCTCGGCGTCGGTTTCACCATTAGGCGTCTCGCCCGCACCAGGCTCAAAGGTCATGTGTTGCACAGCTTCCTCAGCATCGTTCATAAATTCCGTCTCGAATTCCAGTCGTCCCGGCATGTAACCTTGCACCTCATGACAAGCGGGTACACTAGCTGTAGGCTTCTGCTTTGGTGTGGTAGGAGGTGCAGCTTTAGCTGCCTCTTTGCGCTCTTCAATGCGCCTTTTCTTCCGAGCCTGGAATTCCTCCTTGGAAATCGAGTCTTGGAGACGCGTATCCTCCGGATCAGCGCGCTCAGGTAATGGGAAGTTTGGGCTATCAATATATGTGCTCAAATAATGATCACgcacctcctccttcgtccGATATCCACCAATATGGTCTGCGATATCGGCCCACGAACCCAAGCCATAGATCTCGGCACCTTCCAGCAACAAGAGCTCCTCGTCGGCACCCCAATCTTCTTGGAAGATGGGCACCGAATTCTGTTCTATAACCTGAAACGGATGCGTAGATGGGTCATGGTTTTTTGTTTTCTCTCCGGCCGCGAAGCATGGCACACATAGATCGTATTCAGGGCAAGATGGGTGAGCGCATGATATGCGAACCTAACGCACGACGGGGTCAGCAATGAAGACGGGCCCGGAGGGAGGGGAACAAAGATTGGGACGAAACAAAGAACACTTTTACAGCGGGGTTGAGCTTCTTACAGTCGAAGTGACGTCCACAGAGCACACATCACAGTGATATTTGGTGCCGGCTTCTGTACCGCGCGTAGCGGTCTTCTTTCGTATTACACCCATCGATCCCGAGAGCCTTTCATCCTCCGCGATACCCTGATCCGTTTCGACGAAGATTACACGCCCTCCGGTGCGGATAGAGGGCGGTTTAGCGAGTTCGAGTCAATAATATAGTCAATGGCCGCAGATAATACCCAGATAAAGGGATGCTTGATGTCTCCGCAGCTGACTAAGTGGATATGCAGCAGGTCAGCGATTGACAGTGGTTCGTAGGGCTGGAATGGATCGCCGAAAATGGAAGTCGTTATTGGACTCGGTAGCTCGATTATCGTGGTGTTGGTGTCTCGAATAATAATGCTGAATGCGACTATTCGTCCTGTTCCTTCAACCAGCGCCCAAGACTCAGTCCAGGGCGGGCGACGTCCCATAGGCGGTGGCTGTGCTCTGGTTACGAATCCCTCTTGCAAATCAAGTCCGGAGCCTGGAGTACAGCCCCTGTGGCGCAAAATGCCTTGTAAACAAGGCAAGTATCGCCTCCCAGCCCAGGCAACCCACGGACAGCCCAATCAATGGCTGCTCTCACCCGCCTCTGGCCCCCCTCTTTGTTCGCTCCCTTCGGGAAAGCCGTCGATTtcccctcttcagcctccgTCACAGTTGTTCTCAACTCTCCCGACACCGATCAGTCACTGCTGCTTCGTTCCTTCGCGCTTCTCTACCCTTATACAACCAGGTCTAGATATGCTTCTCTAGACCTATCGAATATCTGTCCCGCTCGCCTGTCTATACAAGCGGGCCTGTCTTTCTCTCGCTTCTTTTGTTGGGGTCTCAATCGCTCGTACCAGTTCCTGATCGTCCCTGTCGCTGCGTTTTACTGCTGactgctgtggctgtggcggTCTTGCATCTCCTCATTTCTCCGTTAACTCTCAGCGCCGAAGAGGTGCCTTCTTTTGATCTCTATCCGTCTcttcttgtttttctttttcagccGTCTATCTCCGCTCTCTTTTCTCACTTTACTCTTCCACCCGAGATTCGTGAACAAACTTCGGGTTCGCTTTGAGTTTGTCTTTCAGGATCAACTCCCTCCTCCCTTGATACACCAGACCGCCGCCTTCACAATGTCCTGGAAGCTTACTAAAAGTATGTTCAGTTGGTCTCCCATATCTCCCTCCAATATTTGTTATTTTATCGATATAGGAACTGACATTGTTTGTACTTTGACAGAGCTCAAGGAGACGCACCTTGCTCCTTTAACACAAACATTTACACgttcctcctccacatctACTATCAAGGGTGATTCTGGCGAGGAAGCACAGGCCCCTGCACAGACTCCGACTATTTCCTCgagcgcctcctccaatGGAATTGGTATGTTCGAGTCCCGTTTTCAGAACCGGTGTATCTAATTTTGTAAAGCTGCCTCGGAAGCACTCGTTTCTCCTCCCGTGGCGCCCGTAAAGCCCGGGATTTTGATAGTCACCCTACACGAAGGCCGCAGCTTTGCTCTTCCGCAGCATTATCAACAAGTTTTCAGTTCACACATTCAGAATGGCTATTCGATGCGCCCtagttcttcatcttctcactCGACGCATTCGCAGTCCAGTTCGTTTGTGCCGAGCAACCGTCCTCAATCCACAAGTTCGGGCATCAACGCGGCTCCCACTATTCACGGTCGGTACTCAACCAAGTACCTTCCGTACGCCCTTCTTGATTTTGATAAGAATCAAGTCTTCGTCGATGCGGTCTCAGGGACGCCAGAAAACCCACTTTGGGCAGGCGACAACACCGCATTCAAGTTTGATGTGTCTCGAAAGACTGATCTGAATGTTCAATTATATCTCCGCAACCCTGCTGCTCGGCCAGGTGCCGGCCGGAACGACGATATCTTTTTGGGTGCCGTCAAGGTTCACCCTCGATTCGAGGAGGAAATTCAGCCTTACATTGACGACCCAAAGCTGAGCAAAAAGGACAACCAGAAGGCCGCTGCCGCTCACGCCGAACAGGAACGCGCACTTGGGCAAGTTGGTGCCGAATGGCATGACCTCCAATTCGGTTCTGGTTCACTCAAAATTAGCGTGTCTTTTGTTGAGAGCAAGCACCGTAGCCTAAAATTGGAGGACTTTGATTTGCTCAAAGTGGTTGGCAAGGGCAGCTTCGGAAAGGTCATGCAGGTTATGTGCGTACTCATCAAAATCTTCCTGCTCATTGATTTCTCGTCAACTAACACATTCACAGGAAAAAGGACACGGGCCGTATCTATGCTCTCAAGACCATTCGTAAAGCACACATCATTTCACGGTCGGAAGTCACGCACACTCTCGCAGAAAGATCCGTACTTGCGCAGAT
It contains:
- the adaB gene encoding chromatin-binding transcription regulator ADA2 (transcript_id=CADANIAT00007046), whose product is MGVIRKKTATRGTEAGTKYHCDVCSVDVTSTVRISCAHPSCPEYDLCVPCFAAGEKTKNHDPSTHPFQVIEQNSVPIFQEDWGADEELLLLEGAEIYGLGSWADIADHIGGYRTKEEVRDHYLSTYIDSPNFPLPERADPEDTRLQDSISKEEFQARKKRRIEERKEAAKAAPPTTPKQKPTASVPACHEVQGYMPGRLEFETEFMNDAEEAVQHMTFEPGAGETPNGETDAEMELKMTVVDIYNTRLTARTERKKILFEHNLLEYRKNTALEKKRTKEERELLNKAKPFARMMNHEDFEEFNKGLEYEHNLRLAIAQLQEWRQMGIADLKGGEKYEQEKQQRAQRLMPQGSFDRFASTRPKQNQQSEQPTAANQLTTPELPLRLQKAADASSKAQEPNVPLNDFDRMFAANGDGPATQPPKTKFVVQPLNGVIPWKLENEGAPDLHLLTKEEVELCDALHIQPKPYLVIKETLLKESMKAGGSLKKKDARALCKIDGNKSSRIFDFMVHSGWINKG
- a CDS encoding serine/threonine protein kinase pkcB (transcript_id=CADANIAT00007047) codes for the protein MSWKLTKKLKETHLAPLTQTFTRSSSTSTIKGDSGEEAQAPAQTPTISSSASSNGIAASEALVSPPVAPVKPGILIVTLHEGRSFALPQHYQQVFSSHIQNGYSMRPSSSSSHSTHSQSSSFVPSNRPQSTSSGINAAPTIHGRYSTKYLPYALLDFDKNQVFVDAVSGTPENPLWAGDNTAFKFDVSRKTDLNVQLYLRNPAARPGAGRNDDIFLGAVKVHPRFEEEIQPYIDDPKLSKKDNQKAAAAHAEQERALGQVGAEWHDLQFGSGSLKISVSFVESKHRSLKLEDFDLLKVVGKGSFGKVMQVMKKDTGRIYALKTIRKAHIISRSEVTHTLAERSVLAQINNPFIVPLKFSFQSPEKLYFVLAFVNGGELFHHLQREQRFDVNRARFYTAELLCALECLHGFKVIYRDLKPENILLDYTGHIALCDFGLCKLDMKDEDRTNTFCGTPEYLAPELLLGQGYTKTVDWWTLGVLLYEMLTGLPPFYDENTNDMYRKILQEPLTFPSSDIVPPAARDLLTRLLDRDPNRRLGANGAAEIKSHHFFANIDWRKLLQRKYEPSFRPNVADARDTKNFDAEFTSEAPKDSYVDGPMLSSTQQQQFEGWSYNRPVAGLGDAGGSVKDPSFASIPEDSRF